The proteins below come from a single Panicum hallii strain FIL2 chromosome 7, PHallii_v3.1, whole genome shotgun sequence genomic window:
- the LOC112900808 gene encoding uncharacterized protein LOC112900808, whose product MGIFPTGRANGRPTSTPRVVHPRRSLAKRSAPPLRFPSRCCRDAATPPSHHRHFTSPSRRSRPAPSAAPLPNPTLGGLDLLQRLHLDRLYLVFLLGTYLVDFKAVISKIQSSFISLLDIVILVFNRGAHEQLMTKSVGGGEHWKSGWLPYLLMEGLQQLYRNDIVKYYRAQPLDWRYCGISVLEQTLLGLEWKYCLTWIYVLSFGCKDGDLFL is encoded by the exons ATGGGGATTTTTCCCACAGGCCGCGCCAAT GGGCGGCCCACCTCGACCCCTCGGGTGGTTCATCCCCGTCGCTCGCTCGCGAAGCGCAGCGCGCCGCCGCTTCGTTTCCCGTCCAGGTGCTGTCGTGACGCCGCCACTCCCCCGTCGCACCACCGCCACTTCACTTCCCCGTCCAGGCGCAGCCGTCCAGCACCCTCCGCTGCCCCCCTCCCAAACCCCACCCTCGGAGGTCTCGATCTGCTGCAGCGCCTCCACCTCGACCGCCTCTACCTCGTCTTCCTCCTGGGCACAT atcttgttgacttCAAGGCCGTCATCTCCAAGATCCAGTCCTCGTTCATCTCTCTGCTAGACAttgttattctag TGTTTAATAGAGGGGCACATGAGCAGCTCATGACTAAATCTGTGGGAGGAGGGGAGCATTGGAAATCCGGATGGTTACCTTACCTGTTGATGGAAG GACTGCAACAGCTGTACAGAAATGATATTGTGAAATACTACAGGGCACAACCATTGGACTGGAGATATTGTGGAATATCTGTACTTGAACAGACCTTACTTGGACTGGAATGGAAATATTGCCTGACTTGGATTTATGTCTTATCTTTTGGATGTAAAGATGGAGATTTATTTTTGTGA
- the LOC112901399 gene encoding glutathione S-transferase T3-like: MPPTPNFDNSPTKVKSRTSNFTIAEDKAICFAFINVSKDPIVGVNQSSEAYWDRVQKFLYSNTPVERQRPAQSIRKRWGTIQKDTARFYGYKGEQDRKNQSGKTEEDRIEDAKKQYHALVGKPFAFMHCWESLRGQRKWLDLVGAKGKDADNNGEESTPDLVDLGFPEEDANDSRPIGRDFAKKRRSSELQSSSTASAYVEVLQKMTDHKGKQIVAEVEWANAFNDREDRKLTLEEKKREDGIMKMDLSALDPYQRRYFRWEIKAILARTRADDDEQEMDDDFGA; the protein is encoded by the exons ATGCCACCTACTCCAAACTTTGACAACAGCCCTACCAAAGTCAAAAGTCGAACCAGCAACTTCACAATTGCTGAAGACAAAGCTATATGTTTTGCCTTCATAAATGTGTCCAAAGATCCCATTGTCGGTGTGAATCAGAGTAGTGAAGCTTATTGGGACCGTGTGCAGAAGTTCCTATATTCAAACACCCCAGTAGAGAGACAGAGGCCGGCACAGTCCATCCGGAAGCGCTGGGGAACTATCCAAAAAGATACTGCAAGGTTTTATGGCTACAAAGGCGAACAAGACAGGAAAAATCAATCCGGCAAGACGGAAGAAGATAGG atTGAAGATGCGAAGAAGCAGTACCATGCCCTTGTTGGGAAGCCATTCGCATTCATGCATTGCTGGGAATCACTTCGTGGCCAAAGGAAGTGGCTGGACCTTGTGGGGGCGAAAGGAAAAGACGCCGACAACAATGGTGAAGAGTCAACACCTGATCTTGTAGACCTTGGCTTCCCTGAAGAAGATGCAAATGACAGTCGTCCAATTGGCCGAGATTTTGCgaagaagagaaggagcagTGAGCTGCAGTCATCTTCTACAGCTTCCGCTTACGTGGAAGTCCTTCAGAAAATGACAGACCACAAAGGAAAACAAATTGTGGCGGAGGTGGAGTGGGCTAATGCTTTCAACGATCGCGAAGATCGGAAGCTCACTTTGGAAGAGAAGAAAAGGGAAGATGGGATCATGAAAATGGATCTATCTGCGCTCGATCCATATCAGCGGAGGTACTTTCGTTGGGAGATCAAGGCGATCCTTGCAAGGACACGTGCTGACGACGATGAGCAGGAAATGGATGACGACTTTGGCGCTTGA
- the LOC112900810 gene encoding uncharacterized protein LOC112900810 — MALQLFRKFVARDAYPAYSYDDDDEDLAVFGDSMELCVQREARTRRGSVMGRQVVLRGLHEGDAQLGQDYFNDIHVYDDKAFRRRFRMTKRLFHRITTTIASNYYYFRQNPDARGLLGCTPRQKVTAALRMLANGNSADELDEKLRMGKTTIAEATQKFAWAIIRLFGDEYLRRPNAQDVARLLEIGERRGFPGMLGSLDCMHWQWDKCPTGWHGFYSGHCQHPTVILEAVASSDLWIWHANFGIPGSCNDINVLHRSHLFDDLAQGNAPLVNFTVNGNSYDMGYYLADGIYPEWATLVKGVHCPITEEQKFFTLKQAECRKDVERAFGVLQARYRIVAHPAWLWKPSVLKSVMECCLILHNMTIEDEREFPLPRWEDYDDATDPNLGTGRNIPPIEELIARHKLIESKTTHHQLRDDLVEHVWANCRRRSN; from the exons ATGGCGCTCCAACTTTTTCGCAAGTTCGTCGCACGGGACGCGTACCCCGCCTATTCGTACGACGATGACGACGAAGACTTGGCCGTCTTTGGTGACTCGATGGAGCTTTGTGTGCAACGCGAAGCGAGGACAAGGAGAGGCTCCGTGATGGGTCGCCAAGTTGTGCTGCGAGGGCTACACGAAGGCGACGCCCAGCTTGGGCAAGACTACTTCAACGACATCCATGTTTACGACGACAAAGCGTTTAGAAGAAG GTTCAGGATGACAAAACGGTTGTTCCACCGGATCACAACAACAATTGCTTCAAACTACTACTACTTCAGGCAAAACCCGGACGCAAGGGGTCTCTTAGGCTGCACCCCTAGGCAAAAGGTTACAGCTGCATTGAGGATGCTGGCCAACGGCAATTCAGCAGACGAGCTTGATGAGAAACTTAGGATGGGAAAGACTACAATTGCAGAAGCGACACAGAAATTTGCTTGGGCAATAATCCGCTTATTTGGTGATGAGTATCTCCGCCGTCCTAATGCTCAAGATGTTGCAAGGCTGCTGGAAATAGGTGAAAGGAGGGGCTTCCCTGGCATGCTTGGAAGTTTGGATTGCATGCACTGGCAATGGGATAAATGCCCTACTGGATGGCACGGCTTCTATAGTGGTCATTGTCAGCACCCCACTGTCATTCTAGAGGCCGTGGCTTCATCGGACCTGTGGATATGGCATGCCAATTTTGGCATCCCTGGATCGTGCAATGACATCAACGTGTTGCACCGCTCTCACTTGTTTGATGACCTGGCTCAAGGTAATGCCCCTCTTGTTAACTTCACCGTCAATGGAAATTCATATGACATGGGTTACTACCTTGCTGATGGTATATACCCTGAATGGGCTACTCTTGTGAAGGGGGTGCATTGTCCTATAACTGAAGAGCAAAAATTCTTTACACTCAAGCAAGCAGAGTGCAGAAAAGATGTTGAAAGGGCATTTGGTGTACTTCAAGCTAGGTACAGGATTGTTGCCCATCCAGCTTGGCTTTGGAAACCAAGTGTGCTCAAATCCGTCATGGAATGTTGCCTAATTCTTCACAACATGACCATCGAAGATGAGAGGGAGTTCCCACTTCCAAGGTGGGAAGACTATGATGACGCTACCGATCCTAACCTTGGCACAGGAAGGAATATTCCCCCCATAGAGGAGTTGATAGCAAGGCACAAGCTCATCGAAAGCAAAACAACGCACCACCAACTTCGTGATGATTTGGTGGAGCATGTGTGGGCAAATTGTCGTCGACGCTCGAACTAA